The proteins below come from a single Burkholderia contaminans genomic window:
- a CDS encoding SphA family protein — protein sequence MSTKLIAAVVGCAVLATGSMKDALAFEGGVSPYPAGAVGTNIANLPPIPGLFALEQFNYSFANGLYGNDGKKLPIPFHTSVFSETTRLLAAYPFHLLGANVYTQLVIPVVSLHSTVFGQSSTQNGLSNITLTPVLLQWNLSPNLAIASGIDVAFETGSYSPVKSSVAVGYTSVQPVISIRYNVPNGIDVALANRFLLNLKNGTTDYSSGDGYVAEFNAGWNFGPWKLGVVGAYLNQFSDDKAGGVSVGNRMRTFGIGPSIVYDARSWNVNLNYQQGIYAANTAKSSSVWLNIAIPLWAGFGHKG from the coding sequence ATGTCCACGAAACTGATCGCAGCCGTTGTCGGTTGCGCCGTGTTGGCGACGGGTTCGATGAAGGATGCACTGGCGTTCGAAGGCGGCGTTTCACCGTATCCGGCCGGCGCGGTGGGGACGAATATCGCCAACCTGCCGCCGATCCCCGGCCTGTTCGCACTCGAACAGTTCAACTACAGCTTTGCGAACGGCCTCTATGGCAACGACGGCAAGAAACTGCCGATTCCGTTCCATACGTCGGTGTTTTCGGAAACCACGCGTCTGCTGGCGGCGTATCCGTTCCATCTGCTCGGCGCAAACGTCTATACGCAGCTGGTCATTCCCGTTGTGTCATTGCACAGCACCGTGTTCGGGCAGTCGAGCACGCAGAACGGCCTCTCCAACATCACGCTGACGCCCGTGTTGCTGCAATGGAATCTCTCGCCGAACCTGGCGATTGCGTCGGGCATCGACGTTGCATTCGAGACGGGTTCCTATAGCCCGGTCAAGTCGAGTGTCGCGGTGGGCTACACCTCGGTGCAGCCGGTGATCTCGATTCGCTACAACGTTCCCAACGGAATCGACGTCGCGCTCGCAAACCGCTTCCTGCTCAATCTGAAGAACGGCACGACGGACTACAGCTCGGGCGACGGTTATGTCGCGGAGTTCAACGCAGGCTGGAACTTCGGCCCGTGGAAACTCGGCGTGGTCGGCGCGTACCTGAACCAGTTCAGCGACGACAAGGCCGGCGGCGTGAGCGTTGGCAATCGCATGCGGACCTTCGGTATCGGTCCGTCGATCGTGTACGACGCGAGAAGCTGGAACGTCAACCTCAATTATCAGCAAGGCATCTATGCCGCAAACACGGCGAAGAGCAGCAGTGTGTGGCTGAACATCGCCATCCCGTTGTGGGCCGGCTTCGGGCACAAGGGCTGA
- a CDS encoding LysR family transcriptional regulator, with protein sequence MRFNKLDLNLLVALDALLSEQNISRAAEKIHLSQSAMSNALSRLREYFNDELLVQVGRKMEPTPRADALKDAVRDILVRVDATVAAQPEFVPAHANRLFRLFVSDYTMTTLMPHLFALAYKAAPGIRFELRPQIAYPHRLLERGEADLLIIPKEYCSTEHPAEVLLEETYCCVMWSDSPLAQGEMTNERYMAAGHVVVQVGDAQAAIEDWFMQRLGVVRRVEASTYSFVSPAHLLAGTNRIATMHRRLAEEAARSLPIVLREVPVPVPTMEQAMQWHKHRTSDPGLTWLRGLLKEAVAKMDEGRHDAR encoded by the coding sequence ATGCGGTTCAACAAGCTCGACCTCAACTTGCTCGTGGCGCTCGACGCGCTCCTGAGCGAACAGAACATCAGCCGTGCGGCCGAAAAGATCCACCTGAGCCAGTCGGCGATGAGCAACGCGCTTTCGCGGTTACGCGAATACTTCAACGACGAACTGCTCGTGCAGGTCGGTCGCAAGATGGAGCCGACGCCGCGCGCCGATGCGCTCAAAGACGCCGTGCGCGACATCCTTGTGCGCGTCGACGCGACGGTGGCGGCTCAGCCCGAATTCGTGCCGGCGCACGCGAACCGGCTGTTCCGCCTGTTCGTTTCGGACTACACGATGACGACGCTCATGCCGCACCTGTTCGCGCTCGCTTACAAGGCAGCACCCGGCATCCGCTTCGAGCTGCGCCCGCAAATCGCGTATCCCCACCGCTTGCTGGAACGCGGTGAAGCGGATCTGCTGATCATCCCCAAGGAGTATTGCTCGACCGAGCATCCGGCCGAGGTATTGCTCGAGGAAACCTACTGCTGTGTGATGTGGAGCGACAGCCCCCTCGCGCAAGGCGAGATGACGAACGAGCGCTACATGGCGGCCGGGCACGTCGTCGTGCAGGTCGGCGACGCACAGGCGGCGATCGAAGACTGGTTCATGCAGCGGCTCGGCGTTGTGAGGCGGGTCGAGGCGAGCACGTACAGCTTCGTGTCGCCGGCGCACCTGCTGGCCGGCACGAACCGGATCGCCACCATGCACCGGCGGCTCGCCGAAGAAGCCGCGCGCAGCCTGCCGATCGTGCTGCGCGAGGTACCGGTGCCGGTCCCGACGATGGAGCAGGCGATGCAATGGCACAAGCACCGAACCTCGGACCCCGGGCTCACCTGGTTGCGCGGGCTGCTGAAAGAGGCTGTCGCGAAGATGGACGAAGGGCGCCATGACGCTCGCTGA